Proteins co-encoded in one Myripristis murdjan chromosome 4, fMyrMur1.1, whole genome shotgun sequence genomic window:
- the cpt2 gene encoding carnitine O-palmitoyltransferase 2, mitochondrial: protein MASLLSMQCSASLRKNVSLVHLRTAALAVDRRNYSSKNGASAEYLHQSIVPSMHYQKSLPRLPIPKLEDTIKRYLAAQRPLLDDDQFRSTEKLTQDFQSGVGKQLHEELVAQDKSNKHTSYISGPWFDMYLSARDSVVLNFNPFMSFNPDPKMEYNNQLVRGTNMVCSAVRFMKTLRAGLLEPEVFHLNPAKSDTESFKKLIRWVPSALSWYGAYMVNAYPLDMSQYFRLFNSTRIPKQGRDELFTHEKGRHLLVMRKGNMYVFDVVDRDGNLVKPAEIQAHLKYILSDPTPAPAFPLGVLTSENRDVWAGLRDKLLAAGNGETLQVVDSALFCLCLDDETMRDHIHISHNMLHGDGCNRWYDKSFSVILTKDGQAAINFEHSWGDGVAVLRFQNEIFKDTTERPLVNPNSAAAAVDSASAVRRLQFKLDSELENGIAKAKENFNAAVSKLTIDAMEFKKGGKEQLKKSKLSPDAIAQLAFQMGFLRQYGKTVATYESCSTAAFKHGRTETIRPATVHTKRCAHAFVNQPGQHSVEQLQAMLNECSKYHGQLTKEAAMGQGFDRHLFALRYLANTTGQALHSLYKDPAYTAINHNILSTSTLTSPAVNLGGFAPVVPDGFGVGYGVHDNWIGCNVSSYPDRNVHEFLQCVHKSLEDIFTVLEGKPVS from the exons GCTACCCATCCCCAAACTTGAAGATACTATCAAGAGATATTTAGCTGCTCAGAGGCCACTTCTGGATGATGACCAGTTCAG ATCAACGGAGAAGCTTACGCAGGACTTCCAGAGTGGTGTGGGGAAACAGCTGCATGAAGAGCTGGTAGCCCAGGACAAAAGCAACAAACACACCAGCTACATTTCAG GTCCATGGTTTGACATGTACCTGTCTGCACGTGACTCTGTGGTGCTGAACTTCAACCCCTTTATGTCCTTCAATCCCGACCCTAAGATGGAGTACAACAACCAGCTTGTGCGTGGAACAAACATGGTGTGCTCTGCAGTGCGCTTCATGAAGACACTACGGGCTGGATTATTGGAGCCCGAGGTTTTTCACCTCAACCCAGCCAAGAGTGACACAGAAAGCTTCAAGAAGCTCATCCGTTGGGTCCCCTCAGCACTGTCTTGGTATGGAGCCTACATGGTGAACGCATACCCTCTGGACATGTCCCAGTACTTTCGCCTCTTCAATTCCACTCGCATCCCCAAGCAGGGGCGAGACGAGCTCTTTACACATGAGAAAGGACGGCATCTCCTTGTGATGAGGAAAGGCAACATGTATGTGTTTGATGTGGTAGACAGGGATGGGAATTTGGTGAAGCCTGCAGAGATCCAGGCACACCTGAAGTACATTTTGTCTGACCCAACCCCAGCACCTGCCTTTCCTCTCGGGGTCCTGACCAGCGAGAACAGGGATGTCTGGGCCGGACTGAGGGACAAGCTGTTGGCTGCTGGAAATGGAGAGACCCTGCAGGTTGTGGATAGCGCGctcttctgtctctgcctgGATGACGAGACCATGCGGGACCATATTCATATCTCCCACAACATGCTGCATGGTGATGGCTGCAACCGGTGGTATGACAAGTCCTTCAGCGTCATCCTAACCAAAGACGGACAGGCAGCAATCAATTTCGAGCACTCTTGGGGCGACGGTGTGGCTGTGCTCCGCTTCCAGAACGAGATCTTCAAAGACACCACAGAGCGGCCGCTGGTAAACCctaattctgctgctgctgctgtggattCAGCCTCCGCCGTTCGCCGACTCCAGTTCAAGCTGGACAGTGAGCTGGAGAACGGGATTGCGAAAGCCAAGGAGAATTTTAACGCGGCTGTGTCCAAACTCACCATTGATGCCATGGAGTTCAAGAAGGGCGGGAAGGAACAGTTGAAGAAAAGCAAGTTAAGTCCGGATGCTATTGCCCAGCTGGCTTTTCAAATGGGCTTCCTGAGGCAGTACGGAAAGACCGTGGCCACATACGAGTCCTGCAGCACTGCGGCTTTCAAGCATGGCCGCACAGAGACCATTCGTCCAGCCACCGTTCACACAAAACGCTGTGCTCATGCCTTTGTCAATCAGCCAGGGCAGCACAGTGTGGAGCAACTGCAGGCCATGCTCAATGAGTGCTCTAAATATCACGGCCAGCTCACCAAGGAAGCAGCTATGG GCCAAGGTTTTGACCGCCACCTCTTTGCCCTGCGTTACCTGGCCAACACTACGGGCCAGGCTCTGCATAGCTTGTACAAGGACCCAGCTTACACCGCCATCAACCATAATATCCTCTCTACCAGCACTCTCACAAGTCCAGCCGTCAACCTTGGCGGCTTTGCCCCCGTGGTGCCCGACGGCTTCGGCGTGGGATACGGCGTCCATGACAACTGGATCGGCTGCAATGTGTCTAGCTACCCGGATCGTAACGTCCATGAGTTCTTGCAGTGTGTCCACAAGTCCTTAGAGGACATCTTTACTGTCCTGGAAGGAAAGCCTGTCAGTTAA
- the magoh gene encoding protein mago nashi homolog: protein MSTSDFYLRYYVGHKGKFGHEFLEFEFRPDGKLRYANNSNYKNDVMIRKEAYVHKSVMEELKRIIDDSEITKEDDALWPPPDRVGRQELEIVIGDEHISFTTSKIGSLIDVNQSKDPEGLRVFYYLVQDLKCLVFSLIGLHFKIKPI from the exons ATGTCAACAAGTGACTTCTATTTGCGATATTATGTTGGACACAAGGGGAAGTTTGGACACGAGTTCCTGGAGTTTGAGTTCAGACCTGACG GTAAACTCAGGTATGcaaacaacagcaactacaAGAATGACGTCATGATCAGGAAAGAG GCCTATGTACACAAGAGTGtgatggaggagctgaagaggaTCATCGACGACAGTGAAATCACCAAGGAGGATGATGCGCTGTGGCCTCCGCCAGACAGAGTTGGCAGACAG GAGTTGGAGATTGTCATTGGAGACGAGCACATTTCATTCACAACTTCCAAAATTGGCTCCTTGATTGATGTCAACCAGTCAAA gGACCCTGAAGGTCTTCGCGTGTTCTACTACCTGGTTCAAGATCTGAAATGTCTCGTCTTCAGTCTCATTGGTCTTCACTTCAAGATCAAGCCTATCTAA